A genomic region of Populus nigra chromosome 11, ddPopNigr1.1, whole genome shotgun sequence contains the following coding sequences:
- the LOC133668357 gene encoding disease resistance protein RUN1-like isoform X2, whose product MLKEKRKQSKDEENDSSSRKRRKPDLTAMTEPESSRSRPEGTYDVFLSFRGEDTRKKFTDHLYTALVQAGIHTFRDDDELPRGEEISKHLLKAIQESKISIVVFSKRYASSRWCLNELVEILKCKNPKTVQIVLPIFYDIDPSDVRKQTGSFAEAFDKHEDHFKEKVKEWRKALEEAGNPSGWNLNDMANGHEAEFIKEIIKDVLNKLDPQYFCVPEHLVGMDRLARNIFDFLSTATDDVRIVGIHGMPGIGKTTIAKVVFNQLCYGFEGSCFLSNINETSKQFNGLALLQKQLLHDILKQDVANINCVDRGKVLIKERLCCKRVLVVADDVARQDQLNALMGERSWFGPGSRVIITTRDSSVLLKADQAYQIEELEPYESLQLFSWHALRDTKPTEDYSELSKDVVDYCGGLPLALEVMGACLSGKSRDGWKCVIDKLRRIPHHDIQGKLRISFDALDGEELRKAFLDIACFFIDRKKEYVAKVLGARCGYNPEVDLQTLHESSLIKVLGETVTMHDLLRDMGREVVRETSPKEPGKRTRIWNQQDAWNVVDHQKGTDVVEGLALDVRASEAKSLRAGSFAEMKCLNLLQINGVHLTGSFKLLSKELMWICWHECPLKCFPSDFTLDNLAVLDMQYSNLKELWKGKKILNKLKILNLNHSQNLIKTPNLHSSSLEKLILEGCLSLVEVHQSIGNLTSLVFLNLEGCCSMKILPESIGNAKSLETLNISRCSQLDKLPERMGDMESLTELLADGIENEQFLSSIGQLKHVRRLSLRGCNPAPPSCSLISASVSNLKRWLPTFFTEWRLVKRLKLSNGGLSDRVTNCVDFRGLSALKELDLSGNKFSSLPYGIGFLPKLQVLCVQACEYLVSIPDLPSSLDTLNAYCCKSLERVMCNGCHGYCISCFPGGEMPKWMSYRGEGCSLSFHIPPVFHGLVLWFVCPYTQRYYPHTNIISIKRNKSNGIQLFEEKRIAEAGGWIGYISRSEMAMEDYCADDEFELYISSESSEYAVRNGFPLLPVKECGVHVIAEKLDSFEESAVGRDTTMPSPMLYHLFPHPHCGPIIASTPNQWSDYLFSKLQKQSPNLLLNGLEYWPSLT is encoded by the exons atgctGAAAGAAAAACGCAAGCAATCCAAAGATGAAGAAAACGATTCATCCTCgcgaaagagaagaaaacctGACCTCA CTGCCATGACAGAGCCAGAGTCTTCTCGATCTAGACCTGAAGGGACCTATGATGTCTTCTTGAGCTTTAGAGGAGAAGACACTCGCAAGAAATTTACAGATCATCTCTATACTGCCTTGGTCCAAGCAGGAATCCACACTTTTCGAGACGATGATGAACTTCCTAGAGGAGAAGAAATCTCCAAACATCTCCTCAAGGCAATTCAAGAATCCAAGATCTCCATAGTTGTCTTCTCAAAAAGATATGCTTCTTCTAGATGGTGTCTTAATGAACTAGTAGAGATTCTTAAGTGCAAAAATCCGAAGACTGTTCAGATTGTTCTTCCTATATTCTATGACATTGATCCTTCAGATGTGAGAAAACAGACTGGCAGTTTTGCAGAAGCATTTGATAAACATGAAGACCATTTTAAAGAGAAGGTGAAGGAGTGGAGAAAAGCTCTTGAGGAGGCTGGAAATCCATCTGGATGGAATCTCAATGATATGGCAAATGG GCATGAAGCAGAATTTATCAAAGAGATTATCAAGGATGTGTTGAATAAATTAGATCCCCAGTACTTTTGTGTTCCTGAGCACCTAGTAGGTATGGATCGGCTTGCTCGTAATATTTTTGACTTTCTAAGTACTGCAACAGATGACGTACGCATTGTGGGCATACATGGGATGCCAGGAATAGGAAAGACCACTATAGCAAAAGTTGTATTTAATCAACTCTGCTACGGATTCGAGGGAAGCTGCTTTCTTTCGAATATCAAtgaaacatcaaaacaattcaatggTCTGGCTCTTTTACAAAAGCAGCttcttcatgatattttaaaacaagatgTTGCTAACATCAATTGTGTCGATAGAGGAAAGGTTCTGATCAAAGAACGACTTTGTTGCAAAAGAGTTCTTGTTGTTGCTGATGATGTGGCTCGTCAGGATCAGCTAAATGCTTTGATGGGAGAGCGAAGTTGGTTTGGTCCCGGAAGTAGAGTGATTATTACAACAAGAGATTCAAGTGTTCTACTTAAAGCAGATCAAGCATATCAGATCGAAGAATTGGAACCATATGAGTCCCTTCAGCTTTTCAGCTGGCATGCCTTGAGGGACACAAAGCCAACAGAAGATTATAGTGAGCTTTCGAAGGATGTAGTTGATTACTGTGGAGGACTTCCTTTAGCTCTTGAGGTTATGGGTGCTTGTCTGTCCGGGAAAAGCAGAGATGGTTGGAAATGTGTAATTGACAAATTGAGAAGAATTCCACACCACGATATTCAAGGAAAGCTTAGAATAAGTTTTGACGCACTGGACGGTGAAGAACTACGAAAAGCATTCCTTGATATCGCATGCTTCTTTATtgatagaaagaaagaatacGTCGCAAAAGTGCTAGGAGCCCGTTGCGGTTACAATCCAGAAGTTGATTTGCAAACTCTCCATGAAAGTTCTCTGATTAAAGTATTGGGAGAGACGGTAACCATGCATGATCTATTACGAGACATGGGAAGGGAGGTCGTTCGTGAAACGTCTCCAAAAGAACCTGGAAAGAGGACCAGAATTTGGAATCAACAGGATGCATGGAATGTAGTTGACCACCAGAAG ggtaCGGATGTTGTAGAGGGTCTTGCACTGGATGTCAGAGCATCAGAAGCTAAATCACTTCGCGCAGGATCATTTGCAGAAATGAAATGCTTAAATTTACTCCAAATCAATGGAGTACATCTCACCGGATCCTTCAAACTGCTTTCTAAAGAGTTGATGTGGATTTGTTGGCATGAATGTCCTTTGAAATGTTTTCCATCTGATTTTACCTTGGACAATCTAGCTGTTCTTGATATGCAGTACAGTAACCTCAAAGAACTATGGAAGGGTAAAAAG ATTCTCAACAAGCTAAAAATCCTCAATCTCAATCATTCTCAAAACCTTATTAAAACACCAAACTTGCACAGTTCAAGTCTAGAGAAACTAATTCTGGAAGGTTGCTTGAGTTTAGTTGAAGTCCATCAATCTATTGGAAATTTGACGAGCCTTGTTTTCTTGAATCTGGAGGGATGTTGTAGTATGAAGATTCTCCCTGAAAGCATTGGCAATGCAAAGTCTCTTGAAACTCTGAATATTTCCAGGTGTTCACAACTTGATAAATTGCCAGAACGCATGGGTGATATGGAATCCCTAACTGAGCTGCTAGCCGATGGGATTGAAAATGAGCAATTTCTCTCTTCAATTGGACAATTAAAGCATGTCAGAAGGTTATCATTGCGTGGATGCAATCCGGCTCCACCAAGTTGTTCTTTGATTTCAGCAAGTGTTTCAAATTTGAAACGTTGGCTGCCAACATTTTTCACTGAATGGAGATTAGTGAAACGTCTTAAGCTTTCTAATGGTGGTTTGTCTGATCGCGTAACTAACTGTGTTGATTTTAGGGGTTTGTCTGCTCTAAAAGAATTGGATCTATCAGGAAACAAATTCTCTAGCCTGCCTTATGGGATCGGCTTCCTTCCCAAGCTACAGGTCTTGTGTGTTCAGGCATGCGAATATCTTGTATCAATCCCAGATCTTCCCTCAAGTTTAGACACTTTGAATGCATATTGTTGCAAATCATTGGAAAGA GTAATGTGCAACGGTTGTCATGGGTACTGTATTTCCTGCTTTCCTGGTGGTGAGATGCCAAAATGGATGAGCTACAGGGGAGAAGGATGCTCATTGTCATTCCATATACCTCCAGTCTTCCATGGCTTAGTTCTTTGGTTTGTCTGTCCATATACCCAACGTTATTACCCACATACTAACATTATTagtattaaaagaaataaaagcaacGGTATTCAATTGTTTGAAGAAAAACGAATAGCAGAAGCTGGGGGATGGATAGGATACATAAGTAGAAGTGAAATGGCAATGGAAGATTACTGTGCAGATGACGAATTCGAACTATACATTTCTTCAGAGTCATCAGAGTATGCAGTGCGCAACGGTTTCCCACTCTTACCCGTTAAAGAATGTGGGGTCCACGTGATCGCGGAGAAGTTAGATTCATTTGAAGAGTCGGCGGTGGGAAGAGATACAACGATGCCTTCACCAATGCTGTATCATCTGTTTCCTCACCCCCATTGTGGTCCAATTATAGCGTCTACACCAAACCAATGGAGTGACTATTTATTTTCGAAGCTGCAAAAACAGAGCCCCAATTTATTACTTAATG gaCTGGAATATTGGCCTTCATTGACTTGA
- the LOC133668357 gene encoding disease resistance protein RUN1-like isoform X1, whose amino-acid sequence MLKEKRKQSKDEENDSSSRKRRKPDLSKPVSFVSTAAMTEPESSRSRPEGTYDVFLSFRGEDTRKKFTDHLYTALVQAGIHTFRDDDELPRGEEISKHLLKAIQESKISIVVFSKRYASSRWCLNELVEILKCKNPKTVQIVLPIFYDIDPSDVRKQTGSFAEAFDKHEDHFKEKVKEWRKALEEAGNPSGWNLNDMANGHEAEFIKEIIKDVLNKLDPQYFCVPEHLVGMDRLARNIFDFLSTATDDVRIVGIHGMPGIGKTTIAKVVFNQLCYGFEGSCFLSNINETSKQFNGLALLQKQLLHDILKQDVANINCVDRGKVLIKERLCCKRVLVVADDVARQDQLNALMGERSWFGPGSRVIITTRDSSVLLKADQAYQIEELEPYESLQLFSWHALRDTKPTEDYSELSKDVVDYCGGLPLALEVMGACLSGKSRDGWKCVIDKLRRIPHHDIQGKLRISFDALDGEELRKAFLDIACFFIDRKKEYVAKVLGARCGYNPEVDLQTLHESSLIKVLGETVTMHDLLRDMGREVVRETSPKEPGKRTRIWNQQDAWNVVDHQKGTDVVEGLALDVRASEAKSLRAGSFAEMKCLNLLQINGVHLTGSFKLLSKELMWICWHECPLKCFPSDFTLDNLAVLDMQYSNLKELWKGKKILNKLKILNLNHSQNLIKTPNLHSSSLEKLILEGCLSLVEVHQSIGNLTSLVFLNLEGCCSMKILPESIGNAKSLETLNISRCSQLDKLPERMGDMESLTELLADGIENEQFLSSIGQLKHVRRLSLRGCNPAPPSCSLISASVSNLKRWLPTFFTEWRLVKRLKLSNGGLSDRVTNCVDFRGLSALKELDLSGNKFSSLPYGIGFLPKLQVLCVQACEYLVSIPDLPSSLDTLNAYCCKSLERVMCNGCHGYCISCFPGGEMPKWMSYRGEGCSLSFHIPPVFHGLVLWFVCPYTQRYYPHTNIISIKRNKSNGIQLFEEKRIAEAGGWIGYISRSEMAMEDYCADDEFELYISSESSEYAVRNGFPLLPVKECGVHVIAEKLDSFEESAVGRDTTMPSPMLYHLFPHPHCGPIIASTPNQWSDYLFSKLQKQSPNLLLNGLEYWPSLT is encoded by the exons atgctGAAAGAAAAACGCAAGCAATCCAAAGATGAAGAAAACGATTCATCCTCgcgaaagagaagaaaacctGACCTCAGTAAGCCTGTCAGTTTTGTCTCCACAG CTGCCATGACAGAGCCAGAGTCTTCTCGATCTAGACCTGAAGGGACCTATGATGTCTTCTTGAGCTTTAGAGGAGAAGACACTCGCAAGAAATTTACAGATCATCTCTATACTGCCTTGGTCCAAGCAGGAATCCACACTTTTCGAGACGATGATGAACTTCCTAGAGGAGAAGAAATCTCCAAACATCTCCTCAAGGCAATTCAAGAATCCAAGATCTCCATAGTTGTCTTCTCAAAAAGATATGCTTCTTCTAGATGGTGTCTTAATGAACTAGTAGAGATTCTTAAGTGCAAAAATCCGAAGACTGTTCAGATTGTTCTTCCTATATTCTATGACATTGATCCTTCAGATGTGAGAAAACAGACTGGCAGTTTTGCAGAAGCATTTGATAAACATGAAGACCATTTTAAAGAGAAGGTGAAGGAGTGGAGAAAAGCTCTTGAGGAGGCTGGAAATCCATCTGGATGGAATCTCAATGATATGGCAAATGG GCATGAAGCAGAATTTATCAAAGAGATTATCAAGGATGTGTTGAATAAATTAGATCCCCAGTACTTTTGTGTTCCTGAGCACCTAGTAGGTATGGATCGGCTTGCTCGTAATATTTTTGACTTTCTAAGTACTGCAACAGATGACGTACGCATTGTGGGCATACATGGGATGCCAGGAATAGGAAAGACCACTATAGCAAAAGTTGTATTTAATCAACTCTGCTACGGATTCGAGGGAAGCTGCTTTCTTTCGAATATCAAtgaaacatcaaaacaattcaatggTCTGGCTCTTTTACAAAAGCAGCttcttcatgatattttaaaacaagatgTTGCTAACATCAATTGTGTCGATAGAGGAAAGGTTCTGATCAAAGAACGACTTTGTTGCAAAAGAGTTCTTGTTGTTGCTGATGATGTGGCTCGTCAGGATCAGCTAAATGCTTTGATGGGAGAGCGAAGTTGGTTTGGTCCCGGAAGTAGAGTGATTATTACAACAAGAGATTCAAGTGTTCTACTTAAAGCAGATCAAGCATATCAGATCGAAGAATTGGAACCATATGAGTCCCTTCAGCTTTTCAGCTGGCATGCCTTGAGGGACACAAAGCCAACAGAAGATTATAGTGAGCTTTCGAAGGATGTAGTTGATTACTGTGGAGGACTTCCTTTAGCTCTTGAGGTTATGGGTGCTTGTCTGTCCGGGAAAAGCAGAGATGGTTGGAAATGTGTAATTGACAAATTGAGAAGAATTCCACACCACGATATTCAAGGAAAGCTTAGAATAAGTTTTGACGCACTGGACGGTGAAGAACTACGAAAAGCATTCCTTGATATCGCATGCTTCTTTATtgatagaaagaaagaatacGTCGCAAAAGTGCTAGGAGCCCGTTGCGGTTACAATCCAGAAGTTGATTTGCAAACTCTCCATGAAAGTTCTCTGATTAAAGTATTGGGAGAGACGGTAACCATGCATGATCTATTACGAGACATGGGAAGGGAGGTCGTTCGTGAAACGTCTCCAAAAGAACCTGGAAAGAGGACCAGAATTTGGAATCAACAGGATGCATGGAATGTAGTTGACCACCAGAAG ggtaCGGATGTTGTAGAGGGTCTTGCACTGGATGTCAGAGCATCAGAAGCTAAATCACTTCGCGCAGGATCATTTGCAGAAATGAAATGCTTAAATTTACTCCAAATCAATGGAGTACATCTCACCGGATCCTTCAAACTGCTTTCTAAAGAGTTGATGTGGATTTGTTGGCATGAATGTCCTTTGAAATGTTTTCCATCTGATTTTACCTTGGACAATCTAGCTGTTCTTGATATGCAGTACAGTAACCTCAAAGAACTATGGAAGGGTAAAAAG ATTCTCAACAAGCTAAAAATCCTCAATCTCAATCATTCTCAAAACCTTATTAAAACACCAAACTTGCACAGTTCAAGTCTAGAGAAACTAATTCTGGAAGGTTGCTTGAGTTTAGTTGAAGTCCATCAATCTATTGGAAATTTGACGAGCCTTGTTTTCTTGAATCTGGAGGGATGTTGTAGTATGAAGATTCTCCCTGAAAGCATTGGCAATGCAAAGTCTCTTGAAACTCTGAATATTTCCAGGTGTTCACAACTTGATAAATTGCCAGAACGCATGGGTGATATGGAATCCCTAACTGAGCTGCTAGCCGATGGGATTGAAAATGAGCAATTTCTCTCTTCAATTGGACAATTAAAGCATGTCAGAAGGTTATCATTGCGTGGATGCAATCCGGCTCCACCAAGTTGTTCTTTGATTTCAGCAAGTGTTTCAAATTTGAAACGTTGGCTGCCAACATTTTTCACTGAATGGAGATTAGTGAAACGTCTTAAGCTTTCTAATGGTGGTTTGTCTGATCGCGTAACTAACTGTGTTGATTTTAGGGGTTTGTCTGCTCTAAAAGAATTGGATCTATCAGGAAACAAATTCTCTAGCCTGCCTTATGGGATCGGCTTCCTTCCCAAGCTACAGGTCTTGTGTGTTCAGGCATGCGAATATCTTGTATCAATCCCAGATCTTCCCTCAAGTTTAGACACTTTGAATGCATATTGTTGCAAATCATTGGAAAGA GTAATGTGCAACGGTTGTCATGGGTACTGTATTTCCTGCTTTCCTGGTGGTGAGATGCCAAAATGGATGAGCTACAGGGGAGAAGGATGCTCATTGTCATTCCATATACCTCCAGTCTTCCATGGCTTAGTTCTTTGGTTTGTCTGTCCATATACCCAACGTTATTACCCACATACTAACATTATTagtattaaaagaaataaaagcaacGGTATTCAATTGTTTGAAGAAAAACGAATAGCAGAAGCTGGGGGATGGATAGGATACATAAGTAGAAGTGAAATGGCAATGGAAGATTACTGTGCAGATGACGAATTCGAACTATACATTTCTTCAGAGTCATCAGAGTATGCAGTGCGCAACGGTTTCCCACTCTTACCCGTTAAAGAATGTGGGGTCCACGTGATCGCGGAGAAGTTAGATTCATTTGAAGAGTCGGCGGTGGGAAGAGATACAACGATGCCTTCACCAATGCTGTATCATCTGTTTCCTCACCCCCATTGTGGTCCAATTATAGCGTCTACACCAAACCAATGGAGTGACTATTTATTTTCGAAGCTGCAAAAACAGAGCCCCAATTTATTACTTAATG gaCTGGAATATTGGCCTTCATTGACTTGA